A portion of the Leptospira licerasiae serovar Varillal str. VAR 010 genome contains these proteins:
- a CDS encoding LIC11755 family lipoprotein codes for MRTIIFNLGLSIIIVLASCKQSSSSEYLWEGSQKSVQFLYDPIRSEDPKLISDLVQENGQVCFVSGEDPNFRISICIKEEEISEFEKVLSAWKEGALVPEFGSTLSDNSEYRIGTYLFSGIKKKLEDPKFAIVGDKKLRSIGSGTVLWDRSNISLKNHLKTFSIFFLSNGVSFLILPPFGGSEVFLGIYFKSPNLENEIQNLVRTKNQIGLETCKSSLPIITEIFGETNSNLGRWIEIYNPNGFPICEEGLEFNLFGNKAPIPVTTGFISAHETRIYAEDSASLERLSLLNLKWGDLKKYGKILLSRLDQSVEFNLPGTGYLFGETYYSWNGSSFSRCEIISKFCMDPGENPAYNLETESTCDPNDFEIEEINPNGLVHNGTLQSDWKYLDLVYRGNKVCDPSSLMISWGKNLFPIKISKKIQADELLSIGNLPFLLGNPFYSPASFQSVTPSDLISLSGSSGKEKVLWDGNFRTSKGVPTRIVLQKTNGETVSICFENGQTFLHQNTSIAFSNASLRTNLPQSSMYAENPRTSAGRKFCHRPEVESKIQFSEVSWMGSYQGVDPISKDRFLEFVSVSESSPDSAYLEIIQSNGTLVSILLPLEKETPTVLSSGKSVCFPHTEFWKDASFSLPSSGSNLLKISDPHTGELWDEFTYSSAGPGVNDTRNKIRKSTYSKIESGVRVWSISSYSGRPFRDSNCSLTEAHPGILE; via the coding sequence ATGCGAACAATAATATTCAATCTTGGTCTTTCGATCATCATCGTCTTAGCTTCTTGTAAACAGAGCTCGAGTTCAGAGTATCTCTGGGAAGGATCTCAAAAATCCGTTCAATTCCTATATGATCCAATCCGATCGGAAGATCCGAAACTCATTTCTGATTTGGTCCAAGAGAACGGTCAGGTCTGCTTCGTTTCCGGAGAAGATCCAAATTTCCGGATCAGTATCTGTATAAAGGAAGAGGAAATATCGGAATTTGAAAAGGTTCTTTCCGCTTGGAAAGAGGGAGCCTTGGTTCCTGAATTTGGATCCACACTTTCCGATAACTCTGAGTATAGAATAGGGACTTATCTATTTTCCGGAATTAAGAAAAAGTTAGAAGATCCAAAATTTGCTATTGTAGGGGATAAAAAACTAAGGTCCATAGGCTCCGGAACTGTTCTCTGGGACAGATCTAATATCAGTCTCAAAAATCATCTTAAAACTTTTAGTATATTCTTCCTTTCTAATGGAGTATCTTTTTTAATTCTTCCTCCTTTTGGAGGATCCGAAGTCTTTTTGGGTATTTACTTTAAATCCCCTAACTTGGAAAACGAGATCCAAAATTTGGTTCGGACTAAAAACCAGATCGGATTGGAGACTTGTAAATCTTCTCTGCCGATCATCACTGAGATTTTTGGAGAAACGAATTCGAATTTAGGAAGATGGATCGAGATCTATAATCCGAATGGTTTCCCGATCTGCGAAGAAGGTTTGGAATTTAATCTATTCGGTAACAAGGCGCCGATCCCTGTAACTACCGGTTTTATTTCGGCTCACGAGACTCGGATCTATGCGGAAGATTCCGCTTCTTTGGAAAGGCTCTCTCTTTTAAACCTCAAATGGGGGGATCTGAAGAAATACGGTAAAATTTTACTGAGTCGATTAGATCAATCCGTTGAATTTAACCTTCCCGGAACAGGTTATTTATTCGGAGAAACTTATTATTCATGGAACGGTAGCTCTTTCTCCCGTTGTGAAATTATTTCAAAGTTTTGCATGGATCCTGGAGAAAATCCCGCTTATAACTTAGAGACTGAATCCACTTGCGATCCGAATGATTTTGAAATAGAGGAAATAAACCCCAACGGACTAGTTCATAATGGAACTCTACAGTCTGATTGGAAGTATTTAGATCTGGTCTATCGAGGAAATAAAGTTTGTGATCCCTCTTCTTTAATGATTAGTTGGGGCAAAAATCTTTTTCCGATCAAGATCTCTAAAAAAATTCAGGCAGATGAACTTCTTAGCATTGGAAATCTTCCGTTCCTATTAGGAAATCCTTTCTATTCACCGGCCAGTTTTCAATCGGTTACTCCGAGTGATCTTATCTCCCTTTCGGGTTCCTCCGGAAAGGAGAAGGTTCTTTGGGATGGGAATTTCAGAACTAGTAAAGGAGTTCCCACTCGGATTGTACTCCAAAAAACGAATGGAGAAACCGTAAGCATTTGTTTTGAGAATGGACAAACATTTCTTCATCAGAATACGAGTATAGCTTTTTCAAACGCAAGTTTGCGGACCAATTTGCCTCAATCCTCAATGTATGCAGAAAATCCCAGGACTTCTGCCGGTAGAAAGTTTTGCCACAGACCGGAAGTTGAGAGTAAGATCCAATTTTCGGAAGTTTCTTGGATGGGATCTTACCAAGGAGTAGATCCGATTTCTAAAGATAGGTTTCTGGAATTTGTATCCGTCTCGGAAAGTTCTCCCGATTCAGCATATTTAGAGATCATCCAAAGTAATGGGACTTTGGTTTCCATTCTTCTACCATTGGAGAAAGAAACTCCGACTGTACTTTCTTCCGGAAAATCTGTCTGTTTTCCGCATACGGAGTTTTGGAAGGATGCAAGTTTTAGTTTACCTTCATCCGGATCGAATCTTCTTAAAATTTCAGATCCACATACTGGAGAACTTTGGGATGAATTTACTTATAGTTCCGCCGGTCCCGGAGTAAACGATACTCGGAATAAGATCCGAAAATCCACATATTCTAAAATAGAATCAGGAGTGAGAGTCTGGTCCATAAGTTCTTACTCCGGAAGACCGTTTAGGGATAGCAACTGCAGTCTGACGGAA